Proteins encoded in a region of the Botrytis cinerea B05.10 chromosome 11, complete sequence genome:
- the Bcfba1 gene encoding Bcfba1: MGCTDVLSRKSGVIVGDDVLNLFKYAQEHNFAIPAINVTSSSTVVASLEAARDANSPIILQMSQGGAAYFAGKGVSNGNQEASIAGGIAGAHYIRALAPAYGIPVVLHTDHCAKKLLPWLDGLLDADEKYFKEHNEPLFSSHMIDLSEEEVEYNIKTTAAYLKRAAPMKQWLEMEIGITGGEEDGVDNEDVDNNSLYTQPEDILAIYQALSPISPYFSIAAGFGNVHGVYKPGNVKLRPELLGKHQAHVKQAIGAKDDKPVFLVFHGGSGSSKQEFLDAISYGVVKVNLDTDMQFAYLTGIRDYVLKNKDYLMTPVGNPDGADKPNKKKFDPRVWVREGEKTMSQRLTEGLKDFNTAGQL; encoded by the exons ATGGGTTGCACAGACGTTCTCAGCCGAAAGTCCGGAGTCATCGTTGGCGATGATGTCctcaatcttttcaaatacGCCCAAGAGCACAACTTTGCCATTCCAGCCATC AACGTTACCTCTTCCTCCACTGTCGTAGCATCCCTCGAGGCTGCTCGCGATGCTAACTCCCCAATTATCCTTCAAATGTCCCAAGGTGGTGCCGCTTACTTCGCCGGAAAG GGTGTTTCCAACGGTAACCAAGAGGCCTCCATCGCTGGTGGTATCGCCGGTGCTCACTATATCCGTGCTCTTGCACCAGCATACGGTATCCCAGTTGTCCTCCACACTGATCACTGCGCCAAGAAGCTCTTGCCATGGTTGGATGGTCTTCTCGACGCTGATGAGAAATACTTCAAGGAGCACAACGAGCCTTTGTTCTCCTCCCACATGATCGATTTGAGCGAGGAGGAGGTTGAATACAACATCAAGACTACTGCCGCATACTTGAAGAGAGCTGCACCAATGAAGCAATGGCTTGAGATG GAGATTGGTATCACCGGTGGTGAGGAGGACGGTGTCGACAACGAGGATGTTGACAACAACTCCCTTTACACTCAACCAGAGGATATCCTTGCTATCTACCAAGCTCTTTCCCCAATCTCCCCATACTTCTCGATTGCCGCTGGTTTCGGTAACGTTCACGGTGTCTACAAGCCAGGTAACGTCAAGCTCCGCCCAGAGCTCCTCGGCAAGCACCAAGCCCATGTCAAGCAAGCTATTGGAGCCAAGGACGACAAGCCAGTCTTCTTGGTCTTCCACGGTGGATCCGGATCTTCCAAGCAAGAGTTCTTGGATGCCATCTCCTACGGTGTTGTCAAGGTCAACCTTGATACCGATATGCAATTCGCTTATCTCACTGGTATCCGTGACTACGTCCTCAAGAACAAGGATTACCTCATGACCCCAGTTGGTAACCCAGATGGAGCAGACAAGccaaacaagaagaagttCGA TCCCCGTGTCTGGGTTCGTGAGGGAGAGAAAACCATGTCCCAACGTCTTACCGAGGGTCTTAAGGATTTCAACACTGCAGGACAgctataa